One Tachyglossus aculeatus isolate mTacAcu1 chromosome 18, mTacAcu1.pri, whole genome shotgun sequence DNA segment encodes these proteins:
- the GPIHBP1 gene encoding glycosylphosphatidylinositol-anchored high density lipoprotein-binding protein 1 isoform X4: protein MKALATALPTALLTALLTTLLCAAQGAVSNEVGPDRPEPEDLEEEENYDDDYLEYEAPVEGNRGSNLRCYTCESQLSKEFCLNDTPCPPSSNYCKTLVSSGLTDSGHLTTYSMWCADACEPLTKTVHGTLVMVSCCSSSLCGVEGLDKEERDGAAAMLGGSLAALGASVLLSLLGAGL, encoded by the exons ATGAAGGCTCTCGCGACTGCCCTGCCGACCGCCCTGCTGACCGCCCTGCTGACCACCCTGCTGTGTGCCGCGCAAG GGGCTGTCAGCAACGAGGTGGGGCCTGACAGGccggagcctgaggacctggaagaagaggagaattaTGACGACGACTATCTGGAGTACGAAGCACCGGTGGAAGGAAACAGAG GCAGCAACCTGAGGTGTTACACGTGCGAGTCCCAGCTCAGCAAAGAGTTCTGCCTCAACGACACTCCCTGTCCACCTTCCAGCAACTACTGCAAAACCCTCGTCTCCTCGGGGTTGACAG ATTCTGGGCACCTGACCACCTACTCGATGTGGTGCGCGGATGCCTGTGAACCACTGACGAAGACCGTCCACGGGACGTTGGTCATGGTGAGCTGCTGCTCCAGCAGCCTGTGTGGAGTGGAGGGCCTCgacaaggaggagagggacgGGGCTGCCGCCATGCTCGGGGGGAGTCTGGCCGCCCTGGGGGCCAGTGTCCTGCTCAGCCTGCTTGGGGCAGGGCTCTGA